In a single window of the Suttonella indologenes genome:
- a CDS encoding glutathione S-transferase N-terminal domain-containing protein — protein sequence MSIVSQKRGGLALVSSPKYISSHRIRLVSYAKDLEIDYIEVDADNLPEDLLEINPSGRLPTLFDRNLVLINDRVISEYLDERFPHPALMPIEAELRAKIRLFGLEIEAQWYDLVNQLEHEKLSPAKKKAYQKTLREQIVQFSPMIKNSHYIIGQELSLLDCCILPVLWRLQHLEIDLPKNAFTQSLFKYMDFHFKQEYFKKALSKYEAGLRPEYVL from the coding sequence ATGAGTATTGTCAGTCAAAAACGCGGTGGGCTTGCTCTGGTGAGCAGCCCCAAATATATTTCAAGTCATCGCATCCGTTTAGTCAGTTATGCCAAAGATTTGGAAATTGATTACATTGAAGTGGATGCTGACAATTTGCCGGAAGACTTATTGGAAATTAATCCGAGCGGTCGTCTGCCGACTTTGTTTGATCGGAATTTGGTTCTGATTAATGATCGCGTGATTTCCGAATATTTGGACGAGCGTTTTCCGCATCCGGCGCTGATGCCGATTGAAGCGGAATTGCGGGCGAAAATCCGTTTGTTCGGTTTGGAAATCGAAGCACAATGGTATGATTTGGTTAATCAATTGGAGCATGAGAAACTCAGCCCTGCCAAGAAAAAGGCGTATCAAAAGACTTTGCGCGAGCAGATTGTGCAGTTCTCGCCGATGATTAAAAACAGCCATTATATTATCGGTCAGGAATTGTCTTTATTAGATTGCTGCATTTTGCCTGTCTTATGGCGTTTGCAGCATTTGGAAATCGATTTGCCGAAAAATGCTTTTACACAATCTCTGTTTAAATATATGGATTTCCATTTCAAACAGGAATATTTCAAAAAGGCTTTGTCTAAATATGAGGCGGGATTGCGTCCCGAATATGTGCTATGA
- a CDS encoding stringent starvation protein B — protein sequence MSDQKPYLLRAIYQWLVDNDCTPHLIIAYPNKGWVSGVPEHLLQDEQLVLNISPSASPDCQIENDAVYFSTRFSGQPHRVAVAMPAIAALLARENNQGSWFELAPDVAEGPKNSPIKEEKKAAADKSKASHLKIVK from the coding sequence ATGAGCGACCAAAAGCCTTATCTTTTGCGCGCCATTTATCAATGGCTGGTAGATAATGACTGCACGCCGCATTTAATCATTGCTTATCCGAATAAAGGTTGGGTGAGTGGCGTGCCGGAGCATCTGCTGCAAGACGAGCAGTTGGTGCTCAATATTTCCCCTAGCGCTTCGCCTGATTGCCAAATTGAGAATGATGCGGTCTATTTCAGTACGCGTTTTTCAGGGCAGCCGCATCGGGTTGCGGTGGCAATGCCGGCGATTGCCGCCTTATTGGCACGTGAGAATAATCAGGGCTCTTGGTTTGAATTGGCGCCCGATGTGGCGGAAGGTCCGAAGAATTCCCCGATAAAAGAGGAAAAGAAAGCAGCTGCCGATAAATCTAAGGCCAGTCATTTAAAAATTGTCAAATAA